One window from the genome of Nicotiana sylvestris chromosome 9, ASM39365v2, whole genome shotgun sequence encodes:
- the LOC138878145 gene encoding uncharacterized protein — translation MAIKIVVGGYTLNVVSAYAPQGGRRYDDVHGGFGFGDRNGGGTSLLEYAKAFELVIANSYYSKKAEHLITFWSAVAKTQIDYLLLQKCDRGLCTDCKVIPSENLTTQHMLLIMDLKIRWTRKKRAMPGIPRVRWGALTKDKAQELGEKLLAMRAWRSSGDTSCMWSMTANCIREAAREVLGVSKGFSGGHKGDWWWNEEVQRKVEAKKATYLKLVESINEGQKSANREGYKKARKEAKLAVTMACCV, via the exons ATGGCCATTAAGATAGTCGTGGGAGGGTATACGCTGAACGTAGTTAGTGCTTACGCACCTCAG GGAGGTCGTCGATATGATGATGTGCATGGTGGCTTCGGTTTTGGAGATAGAAATGGTGGAGGTACTTCACTGTTGGAGTACGCCAAAGCTTTTGAGCTGGTGATCGCTAACTCGTATTACTCGAAAAAGGCGGAGCACCTGATAACTTTTTGGAGTGCGGTGGCCAAGACCCAGATTGATTACCTACTTCTCCAAAAATGTGATAGAGGTTTATGTACGGATTGCAAGGTCATCCCGAGTGAGAATCTTACGACCCAACATATGCTTTTGATTATGGACTTAAAGATTAGGTGGACGAGGAAGAAGAGGGCTATGCCTGGTATACCTAGGGTCAGGTGGGGTGCATTGACTAAGGACAAGGCCCAGGAGTTGGGGGAGAAGTTGCTGGCTATGAGGGCCTGGAGGAGTAGCGGGGATACGAGTTGTATGTGGTCTATGACAGCAAATTGCATTAGAGAGGCGGCGAGAGAGGTTCTAGGGGTCTCAAAGGGTTTTTCTGGTGGCCATAAAGGGGACTGGTGGTGGAACGAAGAAGTTCAGAGGAAAGTGGAAGCCAAGAAAGCGACATATTTGAAGCTAGTAGAGAGTATCAACGAGGGGCAGAAGAGTGCTAACAGGGAGGGGTATAAGAaggctaggaaggaggcaaagtTGGCGGTTACTATGGCTTGCTGCGTTTAG
- the LOC104224743 gene encoding sister chromatid cohesion 1 protein 3 produces the protein MFYSHTFLGRKGPLGTVWCAAHLQKLKKPHYISTHIPSTVERIMYPDVPIALRMSGHLLFGVVRIYSKQVEYFSDDCKNLQAVLFKAFTSSNVNLPADATHAPYHSITLPETFELDALVFDEDLDLNRFEDTHLKSYEEITLEDQILTREDQYVAILIDEDIAKSLSKSGAMPMEIDSEPSNPEGTAAQSLNSSPKIQSGLNRETVRNDIPQDIPEIEIMRDAVHDHSFDHVPLWSDQGNDVMEPDKILEEQIMREKETTSPIVEEMGAPEGHSILSQQRQEPPSATSVEAHEFADPQMSFGHQSPDLALRSTPPPEMPKARGRKRKLLKYDKELVLSNKKMRRDLEDTSDLVRQKNNAPFSRLDIWKQNNKLRNDGILFEPLITGLCDDLCNIYKEDFISAKVKTASPQDDYAEPSNNQSSPSGNDLPVEIERLRDNQDFASTNLLSEILPSPNKSISSPLMSMPSTSRRDDFTPATTTFGTESSQMGRTMESEVLPTPDPAAFTGYVGSDMETPSTWYGEELGVENTVLSDIPEFDNSAGDLSFLEQDDNTPIGLRGAPSSSKQGGTPQFDTLSARTRAVAQYLKGQSPATPISEDTGDLSLNAILEGKKRTICARMFFETLVLENCGLVHANQNEPYGDITLKVTSKLKDHFSS, from the exons ATGTTTTATTCGCACACATTCTTGGGACGAAAGGGTCCGTTAGGGACAGTATGGTGCGCAGCACACTTGCAAAAGTTGAAGAAGCCTCATTATATTTCCACTCACATTCCCTCCACTGTTG AACGCATCATGTATCCTGATGTACCTATTGCACTGCGAATGTCTGGCCACCTTCTGTTTGGAGTTGTTCGGATATACTCAAAGCAAGTTGAATACTTTTCCGATGACTGCAAAAACTTACAAGCTGTGTTATTTAAGGCCTTTACTTCTTCAAATGTCAATCTGCCGGCAGATGCCACTCATGCACCATACCACTCCATTACTTTACCAGAAACATTTGAACTTGATGCCTTAGtttttgatgaagatcttgaccTGAATAG GTTCGAGGATACTCATCTTAAAAGTTATGAAGAGATAACTTTGGAAG ATCAAATTCTAACGCGTGAAGATCAGTATGTAGCTATTCTCATTGATGAG GACATAGCAAAGAGTTTGTCAAAATCAGGTGCCATGCCTATGGAGATAGA TTCTGAACCTTCAAATCCAGAAGGAACTGCTGCTCAATCCCTAAATTCTTCCCCTAAGATTCAGTCAGGACTAAACAGAGAAACCGTTCGTAATGACATTCCTCAAGATATTCCAGAAATTGAAATCATGCGTGATGCTGTCCATGATCATAGTTTTGATCATGTTCCCTTGTGGTCAGACCAAGGGAATGATGTGATGGAACCAGATAAAATTCTGGAGGAACAGATCATGAGAGAGAAGGAAACTACAAGCCCAATTGTAGAAGAGATGGGGGCCCCTGAGGGGCATTCTATCCTGTCTCAACAACGGCAAGAACCACCTTCTGCCACTTCAGTGGAGGCTCACGAATTTGCTGATCCACAAATGTCATTTG GGCATCAGTCACCTGATTTAGCACTTCGATCAACACCCCCTCCTGAGATGCCAAAAGCAAGGGGAAGAAAGCGAAAGCTACTCAAATATGATAAGGAATTAGTATTGTCGAATAA AAAGATGAGAAGGGATCTAGAAGATACCAGTGATTTAGTACGCCAGAAAAACAATGCTCCATTTTCTCGTCTGGACATCTGGAAACAAAACAATAAACTAAGAAACGATGGAATTTTATTTGAGCCTTTAATAACTG GATTATGTGATGATCTCTGTAATATCTACAAGGAAGACTTCATTTCAGCAAAAGTCAAGACGGCTTCCCCACAGGATGATTATGCAGAACCCAGCAATAACCAATCCTCTCCATCTGGGAATGATCTTCCAGTGGAAATTGAAAGACTGCGTGATAACCAAGACTTTGCAAGCACCAATTTGTTGTCTGAAATTTTGCCTTCACCAAATAAGTCCATTTCCTCTCCACTAATGTCCATGCCTTCTACAAGCAGAAGAGATGATTTCACTCCTGCTACTACAACTTTTGGGACAGAATCAAGTCAAATGGGAAGAACGATGGAGAGTGAGGTGCTCCCTACGCCCGACCCAGCAGCATTTACTGGGTATGTTGGTTCTGATATGGAGACCCCTTCAACATGGTATGGAGAGGAACTAGGCGTGGAGAATACCGTTCTGTCTGATATTCCTGAGTTTGACAATTCTGCTGGG GATCTAAGTTTTCTAGAACAAGATGACAACACTCCTATTG GACTTCGAGGAGCTCCCTCGTCAAGTAAGCAAGGGGGAACACCACAGTTTGATACATTATCTGCCAGAACAAG AGCTGTGGCTCAATATTTGAAGGGGCAGTCACCAGCAACCCCCATCTCAGAAGATACTGGAGATCTCAGCTTAAATGCAATTTTAGAAGGCAAAAAGAGAACAATATGTGCTCGAATGTTTTTTGAGACACTG GTGTTGGAGAATTGTGGACTTGTACATGCGAATCAAAATGAACCTTATGGTGATATAACTTTGAAAGTGACTTCCAAACTGAAGGACCATTTTTCAAGCTAA